CCCATAAATCCGGTGGCACTGACAATAAAGGAAAAAGGTCAATTAGTCCTGGCAGCGCGAAATCCAACATTGAGGTCCCGGTCGTCTGGCGTGCCGTAGCTGCGATACGCGGAACGCAACCTCTGAGGTAAGTTGCTCCACGACCCGCCACGCAACACACGCGACGCATTCGCGTCGCAGCCCTGACGGGCTCTGCCATCAACGGGGGCGTCCTTATAATCATACTGCCAACAATCCTCCACCCACTCCCACACGTTGCCGTGCATATCAGACAGCCCAAACGGGCTTTTCGCAAAGCTGCCTACAGGAGAAGTATAGTCAAATTTGTCGCCACCAATTATCCTTGTAACAATTTGCATTATTTTTGCCGATGCTATTCCCCCACGAATACGCCATATCCGTACCTGCCCGCGCTGCGTATTCCCATTCCGCTTCGGTCGGCAGACGGTACTTTTTACTGGTCTGCTTACTGAGCCATTGCACATACGCTTGAGCATTTTGCCAACTGACCCCAACAATCGGGTAGTTATCACCTGTGAGGGCTGCGCCCATTTTCTTATACAAGTCATTTGTACCCGTCGTGGTATTGTATTCACCCCCCTTTTCCTGCCACGCCGGTTCAGGGCAAGCACCCGCTTTCACACACGCCATGTATTGCCCCACCGTCACTTCGGTTTCACTCAGCCAAAAAGTCGGCACGTTGACTTCGTGGGCTGGTTTCTCGTCGTCGGAACACCCACCTTCCACATCATCCCGCTTGGGGTCACATCCCATCGTGAATTTACCAGCAGGCATCTGCACCATCGTCGGGGAAAAAGAAGCAACCTGATCCACCTGTCCCTTCTGAACAACTGGTGCACGATTGATCCTTCGTGCCGCCCTCAGTAAAGGGTAAAGGGTTAATTGTCCTGGCAGCGCGAAATCCAACATTGAGGTAGCGGGCGCCTGGCGAGTTGGTGTAGCGATACGCGGAACGCAACCTCCGAGGAGTGGTGAACCACGACCCGCCACGCAACACACGCGACGCATTCGCGTCGCAGCCCTGACGGGCACTGCCATCCACAGGTGCATCCTTGTAATCTGACTCCCAACAATCTTCCGCCCATTCCCAAACATTACCGTGTACGTCATACAGGCCAAACGGGTTAGGTTTGAAACTACCCACGTTAATCGGGGAGTTTTCCTTGCAATTCGTGAATTGTGCGCCATTGGCAGCTTGCGTATCACACACTGGCGGCTGGTCGCCCCAACTGTAAGCCGTTTTTGTCCCCGCACGGGTGGCATATTCCCATTCAGCCTCACTCGGCAAGCGCCATGCCTGTTTAGTCTGTTCACTCAACCACTTGAGATAGGCTTGCGCATCCTGCCAGCTTACACAAGTCACGGGGCTATCCTCGGTTTGGGTGTAGCCTGTCTTGCGC
The DNA window shown above is from Candidatus Thiothrix sulfatifontis and carries:
- a CDS encoding formylglycine-generating enzyme family protein, whose translation is MPAGKFTMGCDPKRDDVEGGCSDDEKPAHEVNVPTFWLSETEVTVGQYMACVKAGACPEPAWQEKGGEYNTTTGTNDLYKKMGAALTGDNYPIVGVSWQNAQAYVQWLSKQTSKKYRLPTEAEWEYAARAGTDMAYSWGNSIGKNNANCYKDNWWRQI
- a CDS encoding formylglycine-generating enzyme family protein; translation: MRAEAGGGVCGSALVAECWVVSVLAVGVLVGIGGWNQREIPPTPLLQRGGKEVPVPHVVKIPGGTFEMGCVENKDCEDREKPVHTVTVPAFEMGTYEVTVGQFRAFVEATGDQTTAEQQGSCWSYDGKDLKDVQGNSWRKTGYTQTEDSPVTCVSWQDAQAYLKWLSEQTKQAWRLPSEAEWEYATRAGTKTAYSWGDQPPVCDTQAANGAQFTNCKENSPINVGSFKPNPFGLYDVHGNVWEWAEDCWESDYKDAPVDGSARQGCDANASRVLRGGSWFTTPRRLRSAYRYTNSPGARYLNVGFRAARTINPLPFTEGGTKDQSCTSCSEGTGGSGCFFFPDDGADACW